GCCATAACGAAAAATACCTCCTAAATTTATGTAATTTTACTTTTCTATTATCGCCTATTTTCCATAATAAATCAACACTTATGTATATTAAGTATTAACGAAGAAAACTACTTTTCCCGTTCCACCAGCTCGTCGATAATCTGATTCAGCATTGCTGTCCCTTGCGCGTTCAGCCACGGCGACAAATCGCTCATCACCCTCTGATGATAATGCAGCTCTTCGCTTGTCCATTCGCTTGTTTTTCGGTCGTTCAATTCGTGAATCCTGCGGATTTGTTGCATAAACGAAACCCCTTCCGTCGAAAAGATTATTGTTTTCCATGTACTAGCTTTTAAATAAACGATTTGAATTATACGTCCGGTCTGAAAATTGCATGCAGCCGGCCCTTAAGAACCGGCTGCATTTAGCATTTGAATTCCTTCGATCAATGAGTTTGCCACGACGGCTGGGTTTGATTTTGCTGCTGCTGGTTTTGCATATTTTGCTGCTGCATGCCCATCATTTGTCCGGATTGCTGCTGTGAGCTCATTTGCTGCAGCTGCTGCTGGGACTTTTCGATTTGCTGGCTCATTTGGTTGAGAACGTTAAACGATTGAATCGATTGGCTGACGCTGTTCAGCATTTGATTGACCTGCTGGATCGTTTGCTGCAGCTGCTGGAACGTTTGCTGCTGCTGCTGCTGGGCCTGGATGCGGAATTGCTGCATTTGGTTCAGCAGCTGGTTGGCTTGGTCGTTTTGCATGACGGACGATTGATTCCACGAAGCGGAGCTGGAGGACGGCTGCTGGTTTTGCAGCTGGCTTAAAGTGGACTGCATTTGTGCAAGCTGATTTTTAAGCGGATAAAGCTCTTCGCCGAGCTCTGCTTCCACTTTGCTTTTTGCGATAGCCTCTACGATTTTTTCGGTCTGCTTGTTCACGGATAATGCCTCCCTTGGAATGATGAATGGTCGATCCTGAATAAACCAATAAGACGCCAAAAGCCCGAGAAGGACAATAACCAGCAAGAGCGAAAACAGGACCAAGATGTTTCACCTCCCTGCCAAGCGCACATCTCGGGTACACACGTATTATGGCTAAGCGAATTGTTTTTATCCTTGACCCGGTCATTCATATATTTGGGGCAAAATGATTTCAATATACTTGAAAACGTTTACTAAAAAGCGCTTTCAAGAGAAAAATAAAAATTTTGTTAAGAAAATCACATTTTTTTATGAAATTCAGCAGGAATTGTGCGATTTTTGTCGTATTTTCATATTTATAGTCATAGAAAAAAGAGTGCGGGGAGAGGCTTATATGTTGGTTCGGTCGTTTCAATTGTCGGATTACATTTCGATCACTCAGCTTTTAAAGGACGTACTTTCCGAAGCCTGTTACGAAGAGACGATGGGGGCGTTTGCCCGCCAGTTGTCCTGGGACAGCGAGCTTGTTTTGGTAGCCGTCATTCAAGGAGAGATTGCCGGAGTCATTATCGGAACGATCGATAACAACAACGGCTACTACTACCGCATCGCCGTAGCGCCTGAACACCAGCGCCGGGGCATCGGCAAAGCGATGATCGAAGCGCTCAGGCAGCGGTTCAATCAGCGGAAAGTCCGCAAAATTCTCGTCACCGTAGATACGCACAACGAAGTCGTTCTTCCGGTTTACGAATCGGCCGGCTACAAGGCGGAGCATTTTTCCAGAACGACTCACCGGCTAAGCATCGTAAACGGCTGATTTGCCGAAAAACAATAAAATTTCCGCGTTTTCATACGAGCATATCTTTGAACCGTTGCAATTGGGGCTAAGATATGCTTTTCTATTAATAACGCTATTTTTTGAAGGAGTCGTTTACTCGCTACGGAAGGGCTTGAACTTTATGTTGGAACCTTTTTCTTCTTATATAATCAAAAGCTTCAAACATGACGGTCACCTTCATCGCATGTGGCTGGAAAACTGGCTCGTTCCGGAAGACGCTTTGCATGAAGAGCATCGCGCGGAGGCGATGATGGTGCTGATCAACTGCCAGACGAAGATCGTAGAGGCCGACGGTAAAGAATGGGTCAGCCGCATTCCCGGGGTCTCTTTTTTTATCCCCAAGATGTGGTTTAATGTTGTTGCGCTGCTCGAAGAGAACGGAGTAAGATATTATTGTAACATAGCGTCTCCGCCTTATGTCAGCGGCCGCGTGATCACTTATATCGATTACGATTTGGATGTGATCCGGCAGGCGAACGGGCAGGTGACCGTTGTCGACCAGGAAGAATACGAGAGGCATAAGCTGAATTATCATTATTCCGCCATAGTTGACGCCAAGGTGAAGGCGGGTCTGGCTGCGCTGCTGGAGAGGATCGAGCGCAAGGCGGCCCCTTTCCGGGATGACTTGGTTGTCCAGTATTACCGCTTGTGGAAGGATAGCGGGACGGGGGCTTGAAAAATGTTAAGCGGAACTAACCTGCCTGACAAAGCGACGGGCGAGCTCGGCGAGGGCGCATCACCCGGACTGATTGGGGAAATTTGGGACTGGTTCAAGTCGATTTTGGTAGCGCTGTTCCTCGTTGTACTCGTACATCAATTCGGCTTTCATTTATCTACGGTTAAAGGTTCGTCCATGCAGCCGACGCTTCAGGAGGACGAATGGCTGTTTATCAACAAAACGATCCGCTATATCGGATCGCTTCACCGCGGCGATGTCGTTATCATTCGCGAGGACGATGCAGAGCATTCCAATCATCCTTATTTGGTGAAACGCATTGTCGGCCTTCCGGGCGATAAGGTAGAGATCAAGCAGGGGCGGCTGTACATCAACGACGAGCCCTTAGCCGAATCCTACGTCGATTCCTCCATCGAAGACGGCAGGTTCAGTCCTCACATCGTCGAAGCCGATTCCTATTTTGTCATGGGCGATAATCGCCACCGTAACGCCAGCTTTGACAGCCGCAGCTTCGGCTCGGTGCCGAGCAAGCAAATCGAAGGGCGCGCGGAATGGATCGTATGGCCGTTCAAGCAGATCAGAGCTTTGTAGTTGAAATAAAGTTCGGTAAGCGTAGCATTTGCTGTATTTGTTTCAATTTGGAAATAGTAAGGGAAAGACTATGCAGCGAGGTGATTTCCCTTGCCTGAAAATACCGCCGTGCGGGAGATGACGGATTGGCAGCGGCTGAAGGCAGATATCCGGCGCGATGCAGGCAAGCTGGGCATCGATAAAATCGGCTTCGCCTCGGCCGATCCTTTTTTGGAGCTTAAAGAGATATTGCTGCGGCATCGGGAGAAAGGCCACGAGTCCGGCTTCGAGGAGCGGGACATCGACAAGCGCGTCTATCCGGAGCTGAGCCACAAGGAGCCGCGCTCGATCATTTCCATCGCGGTTGCTTATCCGTCGCGGATGGACAACCCGCCGCGTTCGGAGAAAGGCGCCTACCGCGGCATTCTTTCCAGATCGGCGTGGGGAGAAGATTATCACGCCGTGCTTCGCGACCGCCTCGCGAAGCTCGAGGCGTATATCAAGGAGCGCGTGCCGGATGCGCTCATCGAGAGCATGGTCGACACCGGGGCATTGGTCGACCGGGCTGTGGCGGAGCGCGCCGGCATCGGCTGGACCGGCAAAAACTGCGCGATCATCACCCCGGAATGGGGTTCCTGGGTATACCTCGGGGAGATGATCACGAACATTCCGTTCCCGCCGGATACGCCGGTGACGGAAGATTGCGGCGACTGCACCGCCTGCATCGATGCATGCCCGACGGGAGCGCTCGTCGGTCCGGGGCAGCTGAATGCGCAGCGGTGCGTGTCCTATTTGACGCAGACGAAGGGTATGATCGAAGACGACGAGCTGAAGCGGAAAATCGGCAACCGGCTTTACGGCTGCGATACCTGCCAGGTCGTCTGCCCGAAAAATAAAGGAAAACATTGGTCTCACCATCCGGAGCTTCAGCCGGACCCGGAAACGGTGAAGCCGCTGCTCGTGCCGCTGCTCACCATGACGAACCGCGAGTTCAAGGAGCGGTTCGGGCGCAGTGCCGCTTCGTGGCGCGGCAAGAAGCCGATTCAGCGCAATGCGATTCTTGCGCTCGGCAATTTCAGGGACGCTTCCGCGCTGCCGGTGCTGGCACAGCTGCTGCGCGACGATCCGCGGCCGGAAATCCGCGGCACGGCGGCCTGGGCGTTCGGGCGCATCGGCGGCGACGAAGCGCTCAGCGCCGTGCGGGAAGCGCTCCGCGGGGAAGAAGACGAAGCGGTGAAGCGCGAGCTGACCAAAGCATTGGCCGTATTGGAGGAGAATGAACATGGAAGCAACCGTCCTGAATTATGACGAAATGCAGTCCCCGATAGGGCCGCTTGTGCTCGCGGCGACCGACAGCGGACTTTGCAATATTGAGTTCGGCGCCTATAAAGAACGGCAAAGCCGGCTGCAATCGTGGTCCGCGCGGTGGTTCGGCGATGAAGCGCTTTGGCAGCATAATCCGCCGGCTCTCGCCGATGCGGTGCGGCAGCTGGAGCAATATTTTGCCGGGGAAAGGCGATCTTTCGAGCTGAAGCTCGACATGCGCGGAACCCCTTTTCAGCTTAAAGTATGGTCCGAGCTGTGTCGCATCCCATACGGGGAAACCCGCTCCTACAAGCAAATTGCCGAAGGCATCGGCAATGTAAAGGCGGTGCGCGCCATCGGCGGAGCCAACCATAACAACCCCGTAGCCATCGTTGTTCCGTGCCACCGTGTGATCGGCGCCGGGGGCGACATGGTCGGCTATGGCGGCGGACTGCCGATCAAGACCTTTTTGCTGGAGCTCGAGCAGCCGGCTAAGGTCGCCGGGGCAGCGGCGAATAACGGATAGAGGTGGAGCGAGGATGAGGTATGTCCATATCGATGCGGTGGAACCGGGACAGCTTTTGGGCAAGACGATTTTTTCCGGCAATGGGGCGGTTTTGCTGTCCGAAGGGGTACAGCTGACCGTATACATGATCACCACCCTGCGCCGGATCGGCGTGACGATGATTTCGATCAAGGATCCGAACTTCGAAGACGTGGAACCGGTTGATGTCGTCTCCGAAGAAACGAAACGTGCGGTGATGAAGCAGATGGGCGAGACGTTCGAGTCGATCCGCTCCGGCAAGGAGCTGAACACCCGCTCGCTCAGCGGAAGCATCGAAGACCTTCTGGAGGAGGTCATGCAAAACAGCGAGGTGCTCGTCCAGCTCTCGGACATCCGCACGCAGGATAACGAATCGTACGTGCATGCGCTTAACGTGTGCATGATGTCCACCCTGATCGGCGTCAATTTGGGGCTTTCCGTCACGCAGCTCAAGGAACTGGCGATCGGTGCGCTGCTCCACGATATTGGCAAGGTGGGGATTACGACCGATGACCAATCGCAGGACATCAAGCTTCATCATACGTGGCGCGGATTCGAACTGCTGAAAAACAAACGCGAATTCAGCCTGCTCATTGCCCACGTCGCTTTCCAGCATCACGAAACGATCGACGGTGAAGGGCTTCCGCGCAAACTTGCAGGAGATCAAATCCATCTTTATGCGAAAATTACCGCCGTAGCCAACACCTACGATAATTTGCTGTTCGACCTGTCGCTAGGCCGCCGGCTGAAGCCCCATGAAGCATGCGAAAGAATCATGGCGATGGCCGGTACAAAGCTGGACCGCGACATTGTGATCCAATTTCTGCGCACCGTTTCGGTTTACCCGACGGGGACATCGGTCCGTTTAT
The window above is part of the Paenibacillus hamazuiensis genome. Proteins encoded here:
- a CDS encoding GNAT family N-acetyltransferase, with translation MLVRSFQLSDYISITQLLKDVLSEACYEETMGAFARQLSWDSELVLVAVIQGEIAGVIIGTIDNNNGYYYRIAVAPEHQRRGIGKAMIEALRQRFNQRKVRKILVTVDTHNEVVLPVYESAGYKAEHFSRTTHRLSIVNG
- a CDS encoding HD-GYP domain-containing protein, whose product is MRYVHIDAVEPGQLLGKTIFSGNGAVLLSEGVQLTVYMITTLRRIGVTMISIKDPNFEDVEPVDVVSEETKRAVMKQMGETFESIRSGKELNTRSLSGSIEDLLEEVMQNSEVLVQLSDIRTQDNESYVHALNVCMMSTLIGVNLGLSVTQLKELAIGALLHDIGKVGITTDDQSQDIKLHHTWRGFELLKNKREFSLLIAHVAFQHHETIDGEGLPRKLAGDQIHLYAKITAVANTYDNLLFDLSLGRRLKPHEACERIMAMAGTKLDRDIVIQFLRTVSVYPTGTSVRLSTKETGVVVGQHRGLPGRPIVRIVKQSDERELDVKEIDLAKHNTIFIDAVLS
- the queG gene encoding tRNA epoxyqueuosine(34) reductase QueG, which produces MTDWQRLKADIRRDAGKLGIDKIGFASADPFLELKEILLRHREKGHESGFEERDIDKRVYPELSHKEPRSIISIAVAYPSRMDNPPRSEKGAYRGILSRSAWGEDYHAVLRDRLAKLEAYIKERVPDALIESMVDTGALVDRAVAERAGIGWTGKNCAIITPEWGSWVYLGEMITNIPFPPDTPVTEDCGDCTACIDACPTGALVGPGQLNAQRCVSYLTQTKGMIEDDELKRKIGNRLYGCDTCQVVCPKNKGKHWSHHPELQPDPETVKPLLVPLLTMTNREFKERFGRSAASWRGKKPIQRNAILALGNFRDASALPVLAQLLRDDPRPEIRGTAAWAFGRIGGDEALSAVREALRGEEDEAVKRELTKALAVLEENEHGSNRPEL
- a CDS encoding DUF402 domain-containing protein; this encodes MLEPFSSYIIKSFKHDGHLHRMWLENWLVPEDALHEEHRAEAMMVLINCQTKIVEADGKEWVSRIPGVSFFIPKMWFNVVALLEENGVRYYCNIASPPYVSGRVITYIDYDLDVIRQANGQVTVVDQEEYERHKLNYHYSAIVDAKVKAGLAALLERIERKAAPFRDDLVVQYYRLWKDSGTGA
- a CDS encoding methylated-DNA--[protein]-cysteine S-methyltransferase, whose amino-acid sequence is MEATVLNYDEMQSPIGPLVLAATDSGLCNIEFGAYKERQSRLQSWSARWFGDEALWQHNPPALADAVRQLEQYFAGERRSFELKLDMRGTPFQLKVWSELCRIPYGETRSYKQIAEGIGNVKAVRAIGGANHNNPVAIVVPCHRVIGAGGDMVGYGGGLPIKTFLLELEQPAKVAGAAANNG
- the lepB gene encoding signal peptidase I, producing MLSGTNLPDKATGELGEGASPGLIGEIWDWFKSILVALFLVVLVHQFGFHLSTVKGSSMQPTLQEDEWLFINKTIRYIGSLHRGDVVIIREDDAEHSNHPYLVKRIVGLPGDKVEIKQGRLYINDEPLAESYVDSSIEDGRFSPHIVEADSYFVMGDNRHRNASFDSRSFGSVPSKQIEGRAEWIVWPFKQIRAL